One cyanobiont of Ornithocercus magnificus DNA segment encodes these proteins:
- a CDS encoding acetyl-CoA carboxylase biotin carboxylase subunit: MPIGKVLIANRGEIALRIIRSCRELSISTVAVYSTVDRNALHVQLADEAVCVGDAPSSRSYLNVHNILAAATSRQVDAIHPGYGFLAESDRFAEMCHDHNIIFIGPSPAAIRSMGDKSTAKSTMSSVGVPTVPGSDGLLQSPAVAAKLANSMGYPVMIKATAGGGGRGMRLVPGPDQLESLFRAAQGEAEAAFGNPGLYMEKFIDRPRHVEVQVLADRHGHVVHLGERDCSIQRRHQKLLEEAPSPVLDPDLRLRMGEAAVSAARSISYEGAGTVEFLLDRNGGFYFMEMNTRIQVEHPVTEMVTGIDLIAEQLRIAAGEPISVRQEEIALRGHAIECRINAEDARHNFRPAPGKITGWLPPGGPGVRVDSHVYTGYEIPPFYDSLIGKLIVWGRDREAALTRMRRALNECAVTGIPTTVDFHLRLLDRPEFRQGNVHTKFVEQEMLD; this comes from the coding sequence ATGCCCATCGGCAAGGTGCTGATCGCCAACCGCGGCGAGATTGCTCTACGGATTATCCGGAGCTGCCGCGAACTATCAATTTCGACGGTGGCTGTATACAGCACTGTCGACCGCAATGCCTTACATGTACAGCTAGCTGATGAAGCTGTCTGTGTTGGAGATGCTCCTAGCAGCCGCAGCTACCTGAACGTCCACAATATCCTGGCAGCGGCTACCTCGCGACAGGTAGATGCAATACACCCTGGCTACGGCTTCTTAGCTGAGAGCGACCGCTTTGCCGAGATGTGCCACGACCACAACATTATCTTCATCGGTCCGTCACCAGCTGCTATTCGCTCGATGGGAGACAAGTCAACTGCCAAGAGCACGATGAGCTCAGTGGGCGTTCCGACTGTGCCTGGCAGTGATGGTTTGCTGCAATCACCAGCTGTGGCTGCCAAACTGGCCAATTCGATGGGTTATCCCGTAATGATTAAGGCCACTGCTGGTGGTGGTGGCCGCGGTATGCGTCTTGTGCCAGGACCCGATCAACTCGAAAGTCTCTTTAGAGCGGCTCAGGGAGAGGCTGAGGCTGCATTCGGTAATCCGGGCCTCTATATGGAAAAGTTTATCGACCGTCCGCGACACGTTGAAGTACAGGTACTAGCAGATCGTCACGGCCATGTAGTCCATCTTGGCGAGCGCGATTGCTCTATTCAGCGGCGACACCAGAAGCTTCTCGAAGAGGCACCCAGCCCTGTGCTTGACCCTGATCTACGTCTTCGCATGGGTGAGGCTGCTGTATCAGCGGCACGAAGCATTAGTTATGAGGGAGCAGGCACTGTCGAGTTCCTCCTCGACCGAAATGGTGGCTTCTACTTCATGGAAATGAACACGCGTATCCAAGTAGAGCATCCTGTGACTGAGATGGTCACAGGAATCGACCTGATTGCGGAGCAACTGCGGATTGCCGCGGGCGAGCCTATAAGCGTACGACAGGAAGAGATTGCCTTGCGTGGTCATGCAATCGAATGCCGCATTAATGCAGAAGATGCACGACATAACTTCCGCCCAGCCCCAGGCAAGATCACAGGTTGGCTACCGCCTGGCGGCCCTGGAGTGCGGGTAGATAGCCATGTCTATACTGGCTATGAGATCCCACCATTCTATGACTCACTAATTGGCAAGTTGATTGTTTGGGGACGCGATAGAGAGGCAGCATTGACACGGATGCGTCGTGCTCTCAATGAGTGTGCTGTTACTGGAATACCTACCACAGTAGACTTCCACCTGAGACTTCTTGACCGTCCAGAGTTTCGTCAAGGTA